One Calonectris borealis chromosome 16, bCalBor7.hap1.2, whole genome shotgun sequence DNA window includes the following coding sequences:
- the GET4 gene encoding Golgi to ER traffic protein 4 homolog isoform X2: MVCRRLLLLRYMSQGKHAEARELMYSGALLFFSHNQQNSAADLSMLVLESLEKSDAKVADDLLENLAKLFSLMDPNSPERVAFVSRALKWSSGGSGKLGHPKLHQLLAITLWKEQNYSESRYHFLHSTDGEGCANMLVEYSSSRGYRSEVDMFVAQAVLQFLCLKNKTSASVVFTTYTQKHPSIEKGPPFVQPLLNFIWFLLLAVDGGKLTVFTVLCEQYQPSLKRDPMYNEYLDRIGQLFFGVPPKQTSSYGGLLGNLLNSLMGTGEDDDTEDGQEDSSPIELD, from the exons ATGGTGTGCAGGAGGCTCCTGCTCTTGAG GTATATGTCACAAGGAAAACACGCAGAAGCAAGAGAACTAATGTATTCAGGGGCTTTGCTGTTCTTCAGTCATAACCAG CAAAACAGTGCTGCTGATCTGTCCATGCTGGTTTTGGAGTCTTTGGAGAAATCGGATGCAAAAGTAGCAGATGACCTTTTAG AAAACTTGGCTAAATTGTTTAGTTTAATGGATCCAAATTCTCCCGAAAGAGTGGCTTTCGTATCCAGAGCGCTAAAATGGTCTAGTGGGGGATCGGGAAAACTTGGACATCCAAAACTACACCAGTTACTAGCAATTACTCTGTGGAAAG agCAAAACTATAGTGAATCTCGGTATCACTTCTTGCACTCCACAGATGGCGAAGGATGTGCAAATATGCTAGTAGAATACTCCTCGTCCAGGGGATATCGCAGTGAGGTGGACATGTTTGTAGCACAGGCAGTACTACA ATTTCTCTGCTTAAAAAATAAGACCAGCGCATCAGTTGTTTTTACGACATACACACAGAAACATCCTTCAATAGAAAAGGGTCCGCCCTTTGTTCAACCACTGCTAAACTTCATCTGGTTTCTCTTATTGGCAGTTGATGG AGGAAAATTAACAGTATTTACAGTGTTGTGTGAACAGTATCAACCTTCACTGAAAAGAGATCCCATGTATAATGAG TACCTAGATAGAATAGGACAGCTTTTCTTTGGTGTTCCGCCCAAACAGACGTCATCCTACGGAGGATTACTAG GAAATCTTTTAAACAGTCTGATGGGAACTGGAGAAGATGATGACACAGAAGATGGTCAGGAAGATAGCAGTCCTATTGAGCTCGACTGA
- the GET4 gene encoding Golgi to ER traffic protein 4 homolog isoform X1, giving the protein MAAAIMAAEQEAAKGGGRNRGGVQRVEGKLRASVEKGDYYEAHQMYRTLFFRYMSQGKHAEARELMYSGALLFFSHNQQNSAADLSMLVLESLEKSDAKVADDLLENLAKLFSLMDPNSPERVAFVSRALKWSSGGSGKLGHPKLHQLLAITLWKEQNYSESRYHFLHSTDGEGCANMLVEYSSSRGYRSEVDMFVAQAVLQFLCLKNKTSASVVFTTYTQKHPSIEKGPPFVQPLLNFIWFLLLAVDGGKLTVFTVLCEQYQPSLKRDPMYNEYLDRIGQLFFGVPPKQTSSYGGLLGNLLNSLMGTGEDDDTEDGQEDSSPIELD; this is encoded by the exons ATGGCGGCGGCGATTATGGCGGCGGAGCAGGAAGCCGCGAAAGGCGGCGGCAGGAACCGCGGCGGCGTGCAGCGCGTGGAGGGCAAGCTGCGCGCCAGCGTCGAGAAGGGCGACTACTACGAGGCGCACCAGATGTACCGGACGCTCTTCTTCAG GTATATGTCACAAGGAAAACACGCAGAAGCAAGAGAACTAATGTATTCAGGGGCTTTGCTGTTCTTCAGTCATAACCAG CAAAACAGTGCTGCTGATCTGTCCATGCTGGTTTTGGAGTCTTTGGAGAAATCGGATGCAAAAGTAGCAGATGACCTTTTAG AAAACTTGGCTAAATTGTTTAGTTTAATGGATCCAAATTCTCCCGAAAGAGTGGCTTTCGTATCCAGAGCGCTAAAATGGTCTAGTGGGGGATCGGGAAAACTTGGACATCCAAAACTACACCAGTTACTAGCAATTACTCTGTGGAAAG agCAAAACTATAGTGAATCTCGGTATCACTTCTTGCACTCCACAGATGGCGAAGGATGTGCAAATATGCTAGTAGAATACTCCTCGTCCAGGGGATATCGCAGTGAGGTGGACATGTTTGTAGCACAGGCAGTACTACA ATTTCTCTGCTTAAAAAATAAGACCAGCGCATCAGTTGTTTTTACGACATACACACAGAAACATCCTTCAATAGAAAAGGGTCCGCCCTTTGTTCAACCACTGCTAAACTTCATCTGGTTTCTCTTATTGGCAGTTGATGG AGGAAAATTAACAGTATTTACAGTGTTGTGTGAACAGTATCAACCTTCACTGAAAAGAGATCCCATGTATAATGAG TACCTAGATAGAATAGGACAGCTTTTCTTTGGTGTTCCGCCCAAACAGACGTCATCCTACGGAGGATTACTAG GAAATCTTTTAAACAGTCTGATGGGAACTGGAGAAGATGATGACACAGAAGATGGTCAGGAAGATAGCAGTCCTATTGAGCTCGACTGA
- the GET4 gene encoding Golgi to ER traffic protein 4 homolog isoform X4, protein MSQGKHAEARELMYSGALLFFSHNQQNSAADLSMLVLESLEKSDAKVADDLLENLAKLFSLMDPNSPERVAFVSRALKWSSGGSGKLGHPKLHQLLAITLWKEQNYSESRYHFLHSTDGEGCANMLVEYSSSRGYRSEVDMFVAQAVLQFLCLKNKTSASVVFTTYTQKHPSIEKGPPFVQPLLNFIWFLLLAVDGGKLTVFTVLCEQYQPSLKRDPMYNEYLDRIGQLFFGVPPKQTSSYGGLLGNLLNSLMGTGEDDDTEDGQEDSSPIELD, encoded by the exons ATGTCACAAGGAAAACACGCAGAAGCAAGAGAACTAATGTATTCAGGGGCTTTGCTGTTCTTCAGTCATAACCAG CAAAACAGTGCTGCTGATCTGTCCATGCTGGTTTTGGAGTCTTTGGAGAAATCGGATGCAAAAGTAGCAGATGACCTTTTAG AAAACTTGGCTAAATTGTTTAGTTTAATGGATCCAAATTCTCCCGAAAGAGTGGCTTTCGTATCCAGAGCGCTAAAATGGTCTAGTGGGGGATCGGGAAAACTTGGACATCCAAAACTACACCAGTTACTAGCAATTACTCTGTGGAAAG agCAAAACTATAGTGAATCTCGGTATCACTTCTTGCACTCCACAGATGGCGAAGGATGTGCAAATATGCTAGTAGAATACTCCTCGTCCAGGGGATATCGCAGTGAGGTGGACATGTTTGTAGCACAGGCAGTACTACA ATTTCTCTGCTTAAAAAATAAGACCAGCGCATCAGTTGTTTTTACGACATACACACAGAAACATCCTTCAATAGAAAAGGGTCCGCCCTTTGTTCAACCACTGCTAAACTTCATCTGGTTTCTCTTATTGGCAGTTGATGG AGGAAAATTAACAGTATTTACAGTGTTGTGTGAACAGTATCAACCTTCACTGAAAAGAGATCCCATGTATAATGAG TACCTAGATAGAATAGGACAGCTTTTCTTTGGTGTTCCGCCCAAACAGACGTCATCCTACGGAGGATTACTAG GAAATCTTTTAAACAGTCTGATGGGAACTGGAGAAGATGATGACACAGAAGATGGTCAGGAAGATAGCAGTCCTATTGAGCTCGACTGA
- the GET4 gene encoding Golgi to ER traffic protein 4 homolog isoform X3: MAAAIMAAEQEAAKGGGRNRGGVQRVEGKLRASVEKGDYYEAHQMYRTLFFRYMSQGKHAEARELMYSGALLFFSHNQQNSAADLSMLVLESLEKSDAKVADDLLENLAKLFSLMDPNSPERVAFVSRALKWSSGGSGKLGHPKLHQLLAITLWKEQNYSESRYHFLHSTDGEGCANMLVEYSSSRGYRSEVDMFVAQAVLQGKLTVFTVLCEQYQPSLKRDPMYNEYLDRIGQLFFGVPPKQTSSYGGLLGNLLNSLMGTGEDDDTEDGQEDSSPIELD; this comes from the exons ATGGCGGCGGCGATTATGGCGGCGGAGCAGGAAGCCGCGAAAGGCGGCGGCAGGAACCGCGGCGGCGTGCAGCGCGTGGAGGGCAAGCTGCGCGCCAGCGTCGAGAAGGGCGACTACTACGAGGCGCACCAGATGTACCGGACGCTCTTCTTCAG GTATATGTCACAAGGAAAACACGCAGAAGCAAGAGAACTAATGTATTCAGGGGCTTTGCTGTTCTTCAGTCATAACCAG CAAAACAGTGCTGCTGATCTGTCCATGCTGGTTTTGGAGTCTTTGGAGAAATCGGATGCAAAAGTAGCAGATGACCTTTTAG AAAACTTGGCTAAATTGTTTAGTTTAATGGATCCAAATTCTCCCGAAAGAGTGGCTTTCGTATCCAGAGCGCTAAAATGGTCTAGTGGGGGATCGGGAAAACTTGGACATCCAAAACTACACCAGTTACTAGCAATTACTCTGTGGAAAG agCAAAACTATAGTGAATCTCGGTATCACTTCTTGCACTCCACAGATGGCGAAGGATGTGCAAATATGCTAGTAGAATACTCCTCGTCCAGGGGATATCGCAGTGAGGTGGACATGTTTGTAGCACAGGCAGTACTACA AGGAAAATTAACAGTATTTACAGTGTTGTGTGAACAGTATCAACCTTCACTGAAAAGAGATCCCATGTATAATGAG TACCTAGATAGAATAGGACAGCTTTTCTTTGGTGTTCCGCCCAAACAGACGTCATCCTACGGAGGATTACTAG GAAATCTTTTAAACAGTCTGATGGGAACTGGAGAAGATGATGACACAGAAGATGGTCAGGAAGATAGCAGTCCTATTGAGCTCGACTGA